A window of Palaemon carinicauda isolate YSFRI2023 chromosome 27, ASM3689809v2, whole genome shotgun sequence contains these coding sequences:
- the LOC137620530 gene encoding uncharacterized protein has translation MKMKLHSFSLIVFFGLMFFALTKASVCPIELQEDSRCDVYVATGNYVTSCYINFTNMSHFWVRKNKIWTKVFFDIREINTKNKIENDKTDIRKINTKKIENIQTNITEIVGGTWTHIEPISNKGKEPNAFAIGNNTTINVPEKFARFQIYIWILGSVTYTNDSQCFSESLTTTTIRSTGSSHITTTQSTDSTFITTTQSIESIDTQTTDPPREEASAGFFQKWWLYVVIGILLTIVLMLAVIMTIQKRRNKLNANARNDDALTLSVHSGAPQIPDFYGNTTAEENIYEEPEMYNNPNIYENGKENACGQVVPLDLGTRRGSAHDSENSLYGCVTGRDLQA, from the coding sequence ATGAAGATGAAATTGCATAGTTTCAGCCTAATAGTGTTTTTCGGGCTTATGTTTTTCGCCCTAACAAAAGCATCAGTGTGTCCGATCGAGCTTCAGGAAGACAGCAGATGTGATGTTTATGTTGCTACTGGTAATTATGTCACAAGCTGTTACATAAATTTCACCAATATGTCTCATTTCTgggtaagaaaaaataaaatttggacTAAGGTTTTCTTCGACATTAGGGAAATAAATACCAAGAACAAAATAGAAAACGATAAGACGGACATTAGGAAAATAAATACCAAGAAAATAGAAAACATTCAGACGAACATCACTGAAATCGTAGGAGGAACATGGACGCATATTGAACCTATCAGTAATAAAGGGAAAGAACCAAATGCCTTTGCCATAGGCAACAACACAACTATTAATGTGCCTGAAAAATTTGCTAGATTCCAGATATATATTTGGATATTAGGGTCCGTTACTTATACGAACGACAGCCAGTGTTTCTCTGAAAGCCTCACCACGACTACCATACGAAGCACGGGTAGTTCCCACATAACTACCACACAAAGCACGGACAGTACTTTCATAACTACCACACAAAGCATAGAAAGCATCGACACACAAACCACCGATCCTCCAAGAGAAGAAGCATCTGCCGGATTTTTCCAAAAGTGGTGGCTATATGTCGTTATAGGCATCCTCCTGACAATAGTTTTAATGTTGGCAGTCATTATGACAATTCAAAAGAGACGCAACAAGCTTAACGCCAACGCTAGAAATGACGATGCGTTGACACTGTCTGTTCATTCCGGAGCGCCTCAAATTCCAGACTTTTACGGAAACACAACTGCAGAAGAAAACATCTACGAAGAGCCAGAGATGTATAACAACCCAAACATCTACGAGAATGGAAAAGAAAACGCATGTGGACAAGTGGTGCCCTTGGACCTAGGAACGAGGAGGGGGTCAGCCCACGACAGTGAGAACAGCTTGTATGGATGTGTCACAGGACGAGACCTCCAAGCCTAG
- the LOC137620474 gene encoding uncharacterized protein: MEAFTPKPSFGGMRASRSVDFQKIRNSFRRKPKAKTTNGAKPSESNRDLAVLSTDRNAPSPVAETIRSSSWTDISTAEKVTHFPSGVAVSVSKESLKNRILGRMKIFHSSKDELYVKVPATKPVAADKGQDGNWNRDSLIVRMKGKPSTKEGSSSKSVEPGNDPSSWKGVRLLNKFYSHEQSLDNIEGAVSKDGLSRNNAEESYRKDVNYVEKAQNASPSDNFGEETDQNNTDNLLVTAEDNQKQSEDSEDDIDKEMDVITTVAKDQGNWLDHDRPAPVAKLATDKSNNKSKGNSQVPPSRRDNWRVRSSAVSLNGSLRSLSTIPIAPTPRPGQVLRNSRYTTQKRGKVARQSFQVYPKSFSLVKEKLGRKFSRRNKISSESSSPYSIECETPPFDVTDETKDQ, translated from the coding sequence ATGGAGGCTTTCACCCCTAAACCCTCTTTTGGAGGGATGCGCGCATCCCGCTCCGTCGACTTCCAGAAAATACGCAACTCCTTCAGAAGGAAACCtaaagccaaaaccaccaacgGAGCAAAACCCTCTGAATCAAATCGTGACTTGGCTGTGTTGTCAACGGACAGAAATGCTCCTTCGCCGGTGGCCGAAACTATAAGGTCGAGTAGCTGGACTGACATTAGCACAGCTGAGAAGGTGACTCATTTTCCCTCAGGTGTGGCAGTCTCGGTCTCTAAAGAAAGTCTCAAGAATCGCATTCTCGGCCGAATGAAGATCTTCCACAGTAGCAAAGATGAGCTGTATGTGAAGGTTCCAGCCACTAAGCCTGTGGCAGCGGATAAGGGTCAAGACGGCAACTGGAATAGGGACAGCTTGATCGTAAGGATGAAGGGAAAGCCAAGCACTAAGGAAGGTTCCAGCTCGAAGTCAGTCGAGCCTGGTAATGACCCCTCTTCCTGGAAAGGGGTTCGTCTGCTCAATAAATTTTACAGCCATGAACAGAGTCTAGATAATATAGAAGGGGCTGTGTCAAAGGATGGATTATCCAGAAATAATGCCGAGGAGTCTTACAGGAAAGATGTAAACTATGTAGAGAAAGCTCAGAATGCATCACCTAGTGATAACTTTGGTGAAGAGACAGACCAGAATAACACTGATAACCTACTAGTCACCGCTGAAGATAATCAAAAGCAATCTGAAGATTCCGAGGACGACATAGACAAAGAAATGGACGTTATAACCACAGTAGCCAAAGATCAGGGCAACTGGCTTGACCACGACAGACCGGCACCAGTTGCCAAGTTAGCAACTGATAAAAGCAACAACAAAAGTAAAGGTAACTCCCAAGTACCGCCCAGTCGTCGTGATAACTGGAGGGTTAGGTCATCTGCCGTTTCCCTAAACGGTTCTCTTCGGTCCCTTTCGACCATTCCAATCGCACCTACACCGAGACCTGGCCAGGTCTTGAGAAATTCCAGGTACACCACCCAGAAGCGGGGTAAAGTGGCCAGACAGTCCTTTCAGGTGTATCCGAAGAGTTTCAGTCTGGTGAAAGAAAAACTAGGGAGGAAGTTTTCCAGGAGAAACAAG